The following coding sequences are from one Melanotaenia boesemani isolate fMelBoe1 chromosome 19, fMelBoe1.pri, whole genome shotgun sequence window:
- the LOC121630174 gene encoding serine palmitoyltransferase 1-like, which translates to MGTEEAIIYSYGFATIASAIPAYSKRGDMIFVDEAACFSVQKGLQASRSFIKYFKHNDMEDLERLLKEQELEDQKNPRKARVTRKFIVVEGLYINTADICPLPELVNSTLKIFISLLNKPHRLY; encoded by the exons ATGGGAACTGAAGAGGCCATCATTTATTCCTACGGCTTTGCGACCATCGCCAGTGCCATCCCAGCCTACTCCAAGAGGGGTGACATGATCTTTGT GGATGAAGCCGCCTGTTTCTCTGTGCAGAAGGGGCTTCAGGCATCTCGCAGCTTCATCAAATACTTCAAACACAATGACATGGAGGACCTGGAGAGGCTGCTGAAGGAGCAGGAGCTGGAGGACCAGAAG AATCCTCGGAAAGCTCGAGTGACACGGAAGTTCATTGTGGTGGAGGGTCTGTACATCAACACAGCAGACATCTGTCCTCTTCCTGAGCTGGTAAATTCTACACTCAAGATTTTTATTTCCCTCCTAAACAAACCTCATCGTCTTTATTGA